The following proteins are encoded in a genomic region of Microtus ochrogaster isolate Prairie Vole_2 chromosome 5, MicOch1.0, whole genome shotgun sequence:
- the Rpl14 gene encoding 60S ribosomal protein L14: MVFRRFVEVGRVAYVSFGPHAGKLVAIVDVIDQNRALVDGPCTRVRRQAMPFKCMQLTDFILKFPHSARQKYVRKAWEKADINTKWAATRWAKKIDARERKAKMTDFDRFKVMKAKKMRNRIIKTEVKKLQRAAILKASPKKAPVAKAAIAAAAAAAAAAKGKVPPKKATGPAKKAAGQKAAGQKAAPPAKGQKGQKTPAQKAPSSKAAGKKA; encoded by the exons atg GTGTTCCGGCGCTTCGTGGAGGTTGGCCGGGTGGCCTACGTCTCCTTTGGGCCTCATGCTGGAAAGCTGGTCGCGATTGTCGATGTTATTGATCAGAACCGG GCTCTGGTGGATGGACCCTGCACTCGGGTGAGGAGACAGGCCATGCCTTTCAAATGCATGCAGCTCACTGACTTCATCCTCAAGTTCCCACACAG TGCCCGACAGAAGTATGTACGGAAAGCTTGGGAGAAGGCAGATATCAATACGAAATGGGCAGCCACAAGATGGGCCAAGAAGATTGATGCCAGGGAAAGG AAAGCCAAGATGACAGATTTTGATCGTTTCAAAGTCATGAAGGCAAAGAAAATG AGGAACAGAATCATCAAGACTGAAGTCAAGAAACTACAGAGAGCAGCTATCCTGAAAGCCTCTCCCAAAAAGGCACCTGTTGCTAAGGCTGCCATTGCAGCTGcggctgcagcagctgctgctgctaagGGTAAAGTTCCACCCAAGAAGGCGACAGGACCCGCCAAgaaggctgcaggccagaaggctgCAGGTCAGAAGGCAGCACCTCCCGCTAAAGGTCAGAAGGGTCAGAAGACCCCAGCCCAGAAAGCACCTTCTTCAAAGGCAGCTGGCAAGAAAGCATGA